The Melanotaenia boesemani isolate fMelBoe1 chromosome 8, fMelBoe1.pri, whole genome shotgun sequence DNA window acAGAGTACACGACCTCAGCCTCGGCAAAGGTAATAAATCACTGTGTACTAATTCAGCTCCTGATGGTTAAATATAGAGGAAGTCTGTGTGGTCTTCCTTCATCTTTCGACTCTTCCTTGGACCAGAACCAAAGTTTCAGTCATCTCCTCATCCAACCATTTACTGTCCATGACTAATTCTCTTCAACTTCGCTGGATCCTGGTTTTCTTCTGTTCTCTGACACGGACTGAAATGTTGGTGATTCCAGCATTTTCTTCAGCTGAGAGCACCAACGATTCTCTCTCTGCAGCAAACAGAATGTCTGAATTTCTTTAACCTGTTCGGTTTTTACTTCACAAAACTCGTAACAAGACCGAGTTTCAGCTCCATAAAATACGTTGCACCTCAGAGTCTGAGTATCTGAGGTCtgttaaacaaatgaaaaaaaaaaaaaccagaggaagactttaaatgaacaaagattTGATGCAgtgcaaatggaaaaaatatttacacatcacACTTTTGAGAGGGAGAAAGTTTCTCTCTTTTAGGGTTAAACTCATCTGCCAAACAGGGAGGACTGTTCATGTTTGCATCTTTTATTAGGAAGGACTGGAGCTGGTAAATCAGACACGAGTTTCCATGTTGAACAGAGATTCAGGTTTATTATCCAAACAGAAGAAGCAGTTTACAGTttccacacacaccaacacactgcTACAAGAGTGAAGCATGTTTTCCCTTTTCTAAACATGTTGGCACAATgaacccagtaaaaccagtgcTTTCACCAGTCCAGGAAGAACTGCTGTCAGACCCGGACGTCTGTATTCCACCAAACTGGTTCGTCTCCACCAcgaaatacaaagaaaaactgaaataaaactggaacatttcagtgaaactgttttatttaaatcaggtgaTTTGTTTATAAAAGATCTGAAACTAAAAGATGTCCAACgttcaggttttatttcagCAGAAATCCAAAAATTTGCAGCCAGAAATCCTGAaacttttttctattaaaaactttttctgaaatatgaacccagtaaaaccagtagcTGGGACTAACTAAACCAGTCTAAACTTAGACTGAACTCTTTTCTCACattaaatcatctttttttaacttcactttgtctttttttatttttacctgaaAAACGAGTTTCAGAAAATTCTGTCCGATTTTAATCTTCAGGAAGCTGAAAACTCTGAAAGCTCCACAAATCTGACCTGAGACACAGAGTCCATCACACCTCAACACAGATCGAATACACTACCCATGATCCGGTCCTCCTGGGGACCAGAACCTGATCCAGATCCTCCTAGTCTCTGAAATTTCTAAATTTGCTGtaaatgtttgatgtttttttaattttttttaacaaggtgGCTGCAGGAAAATAAAACCGGTACGAACATGTTTCAGTTCCTCTGCAATTCTTTCAGAAAACCTAAAATAAGCCTGGTTCTGGATCAACATTCAGACTCTCAGACAAACCTTTAACATCTCGGCCACTGGCGAGTCTGAACAGAAAAAACTCTCTGAAAACTTCCGGTGATGGTGAATACTGTTAACGGTCAGATAAaaatccccccacccccccgcCACATTACAAAAGACATTTAGAAAAGGACAAATCACAGACAGCATACACGGTTGCTAACGATAAAAGATCAGGACAACGGGAAGAATCAGGTAAACACCTGCTATGTTTATCAGGTAAACGGACCACCTCAGGTTTTCTTTCCAAGACTTCAGGGAAAcatttgaagaaaaataaaaagaataaaataatctgGTGACAATGAACaagagttcaaactgagcagaAAAACCTGGTTGTGATACAAATACTCTGATTTAAGCAGAACTCACTGAAAACGTTGGTTTAGACTGTCCTGGAACCTGATCCAGATCAGGAACCTGATCCAGATCTAGAACCAGATGGTTTTGATGTGGATTGACCAAATTCAGACAGCAGAAGTCTCATCGTCCTGGTTACCAGGAAACAACCATCCTGACGAGTGACAGGAAAAAACCAGAACATTTTAGAGAAACGGTCGGTTGAGCTAAACATCTCCATCCGGATCAGATCCGTGTGTGGTGTTTGTGTCCTGGTTTTCATTTCACAGATGCTCTGAAAGTTGAAAAACCGCTGGGTTGGCGTGAGAAACAACTTCTGCCACCATGTCTGGGACCAGACGACAGAAATAATCCAGAAAAGCGACTTTTTCTTTGATAAGTTCGGAAACCTGATGCTGCTATACTGATCTGCTACCATCTACtgagaacagacagaaaaagagacaaaatatttaaaaaatgagtttttctttttacaagagTGAAGATTTACAGACTCCGATCTCGTCAGACACACTCCTCTCCTCTGGTTGGTGTGTGCAGGTGAAATCAGCTGATCATGTATgaatgttttcttattcttctGTGTCTACTTGTGTTCTTTAGTCGGGGCGAAGTACAGCTCCATGGGTTTATTGACCTTCCAGTACTTTTCACTGACCAGCTCCAGGGAGAAGGAACCATTCAGGACCTGTAAACAGAGGCCACAGCTGAAAACATTGTTTACCATCTTCTCTGAACCTGGTCAGCAGCTTCCACTGATGATATGAACCATTTTAATACAAAAGCTTCAACATGTCGTTTGTTCTTATCAGCATTCTGACTATGTCCCTACTAACACCCACCCAAACAATTCAAACGTCTCTAGACTGATCAGTATGGTGCCAGCAGCTCTGGCTTCTAAAATTCAGAAATCCTGCTAATCAGATACTCACAGTGAACTGGTTTCCAGCGGTAGGTATGTAGATGGTGTACTGTTTCTCTGACGCTGCCTCCATGTTAACAGGACTGGCCTCAGCATTTCTTCTCAGCTCCTCCAGAGCCAGACGGACAGCCAGGTATTTGGACAGGTGATCCACTGTGGCGTTCCCGGACGTCTTAATGTAGCGGGGGACAAACTCCACGCTGTATTGAGGGAGgcaacagacagaaataaaaatacacgGTGACCAGATGTGGATGAAAACACCAGGAGCCGTATTTAAGTGTCTTAGGCTAGGTTCATACTGCAGGTTGAAGTGACCAAATCTGTTTTTTTGcccctatgcgacctgtatctgatcttttcagtctgaacgacacagatccGATATTTTCAAATGcaacccaggccacttggatatgtggtcctgCATCCGATACGTATCTGAAATGTATCAACCGGAAGTACATTTGcgattttattttgaattgtatCTCGTGATTTTTCCTGTCCTGACAGTGGAGGCGGCTTATTAAAAGCAGCACACGCAACATAGAAAGACAAAGTACAATCAGAAAAAGTTACATTGGAAATAAAAttgtataatatttttaaaaaacagagttaaatttggaaacatttatttctaattcaTTGCCAATGTTTATATTGTGTATAATTTTGTTGATTATTGTCCAAATACACAGCTCCATTGTCCATTTAACAATTAACTGAGATGTATCTCTAAGATATTTCGATATTCTTagataaatcatttaaatcattttgatGGACTTGGAAGTGACTTCATCTAAAACCCCTAGTACTGTCGTAACCCTCACACTTCAGACTGAGTCCTACACTTCGCTAAAAGTGTGAGTGAGACACTTGATAAGTAACTTTTAAGTGCAGCTTTTAAGCAAGGCATTTTTTATTCAACTTAACATAAGAAACATAAGAAATGAGATAAACAAGCCCCAGGACAATCTGAGCAGTTTGTCCTAACATGCtgattcagaaaaatgtttgaataaCATCAGTAAAGCTGATATTGTTTGAAATTTCATAGTGAACAGGCGTTCAGTCAGCTGTTCAGTCAGGCGACTCACCTGTTGTGACCTTCGTCCTTCTCCATCAAGGTGGGATGAGGCCTAAACACCAGCTCTATTTCACTGGCCCCCCCATCGATCACAGAGTCTGCTCCTCCGTTCTCAGCAGCATTGTCCATGTCCAATCCGCTGTCATCGCTCATTTTGGTGCGTTTGATGCTTGGACCCGCCTCCTGGAGACATGCGTCACCACATTTAGTTATCACAACACACACCTGAAGACGTGATTACACCACCGGCCATCTTTCACCATGAAATCTGTGCTCGTGTTGGAACAGTCTGTCGGTAAATCTAGCAGAAGTCCTCAGTCTGGACATCAGGTTCAGCTCAGAGGGCAGGTAGGTGAATAAAGAGCAGCCGAAATGGTGggttattaaaaaatattaagtattgtctgttttctttagggaaagaaaaacatgctttcTGGATGTTCCTTTAgcttttttattcataaaataacaaatataagAGATTTCAATTAACAGCTGGACACTGTGgctttggtaaaaaaaatacaataaaattatttgatcaaacttatgtaaatatttatagttttgtttcagataaagtaaaaaaaaatatggaattacttttttgtgagaaaaaagtttgagaaatATTTTATGAAGTAGTCATGCTCACCTTTTAAACTgcactgaaatgaaataaaattattacatctgaataaaactaaaaataatttattaatgtcaaaggataaaaatatttatacaaatataaataagttgtttctttcacaatctgagccccatgaatcctggtaTTGTCATCTTGGAGTATGGCCGTGCCATCAACCTGCCCATTTTCAGgcagtcagctgacctcattctctGGACACAAagtgttgctgaacctagacctgaacctagacctgaacctagacccgACCCACTGCAgtaaccccagatcatagactgcccccacaggcttgtacagtagcatcccttcatcctcctctcttcttaccctgatgctccatcattctggaccagggtagatctggactcatcagaccacatgaccttcttccattgctgcAGAGTCCAGtttttatgctccctagcaacctgaagccttttctCCGATTAGCCTCACTGGTTAGTGATTTTCTTAAGGCTCCATTTGCTCCAGGGAAGCAGTTGGAAGGAGTTCTGGGCCTTGCTCAACAGCTCACCtcgaacccaggttctccagacccaagcacACCTGTggaaccactaggctaccactcccccaAAGTCCCAACCCCTTTAGCTCCCCTCACATTCTTCAGGTGGAGACCTTCTTAAATCAGGGCTAGTCAATTCGGTCCTATGAAGGCTGCagttcctgctccaacacacctgactcagataaTGAGCTGTTGTGCAGAAagtcataggctgttggatccatttaatttgagtcaggagTCATGTGATCAGCTGTTACCTGGTTACTGTGGACAGAGGCGTTGCTACAGTGGGAAGAATCTCCGTTGTCCTCAGCCCCGCTACCGTTCTCCACTGTGGGTCTCTTACCGCGCTGCAGTCTGACAAAGAAAACGAGAATCCATTTCTTCTAAAGCTTGGAGTGTAAATACAGACCGGCAGCATGGCGGTTGGTGTTTACCTGGTCATAGCCTGTATTTTCAGCCCCTCCTCTATGCTGTGGGAGAGCGCCTGCTGATTGTTGTGTTTGCTAATACGAGCCAAAACTCTCTCCTGATGGGCTTCATACTCGTCGCGGCTTGGATAAATTTTAcctgaaatgaaataaataagtctggggtaaaacagaattaaaagagGAGGGGGTCAGTGTCCTAATGTGCAAAGACCAGTTAATTTTAAATGCCAAAGGTGATGTATATATTTTCATACTTTATCAACTGTTTATTAAATAAGTCTTATAAAAACTTAGTGGGGGAAAAGTGACCGACTTTCTGTACAACAGAGCCAGCCGAGCTCTTCAGAATCAGAAGTATTTAATAATCCCAGGCAGGGAAATTTCAGTGTTACAGCAGCACTAtagaatgagagaaaaaaaaaagatgcataaaaACTCCATACAACCGTACCGTCCATACAgcgctttacaatatacatcacattcaccctttcagatacacattcacacactgatggtggaagctggctctcaaccacgacccatcaggagcaatttggggttcggtgtcttgctcagggacacctcgacatgagctcgacaggccgaggaccgaactggcaaccctcaggctacaagacgaccgctctacccactgagccacgccgccctgAGAAATCAAGTAATTCATTTGCCTTGAATAAATAACACTAACACTAGCAAACAGTAACGAGAGTAAagacaaacatataaaacaggaATATCTAACttgataaaactaaaaataaaaataaaaccataaaactagaagcactcagagagcatggaccaagccattgtaatttatttatttattttttctggcaATGAGTATGGGTATTATTTTTGCATTGATAAGCTCTGATTAAAGAATCTCCCCATAATAAagaaccattaaaaaaaagattcctggatccaggtggtgatctagattacccccaaaatctaatcacttgttccttttttatttctgagatGTCCTAAAAGttttatcaaaatctgtccataactttttgagttaacAGACAGACCAACGGCGTCGAACACATGACCTCTGCCTTGGCGGAGGTAAATATGTCACCTGGTTTATTTATTACTTACTGATCAGAGCATCAAAGTTTGGGTCTGGGCGCAGCGATCTCTTTGACACAAGCTTCTTCCGACAGGTAGGACACTCTTTATTACTGCAGAGACAACAAGCAGGAAAATAACAACGATGCTGTCAGATGGCAGGAGCTCCCATTACACGACACGGATTGCTCAGaacaagatgagatgattggaGAGCTTGGCCAGGGTTTATAAAACTACTATTCAACTCCTTATAGACTTAAGAGTGAAGCTCTAAACTTCTAAACAGGCACGAATATCAAGCCTAGCACATCTTTTACTACACCtcaatgttgtttttacattaCCAAGTGCTCCGACGTTGCATTTATTATTCCtatgtatgtactgtatgttgttGTGTTGACCTGCCAAGAGACTACAGATAAAAACAACCTCATTTGCTATCTCTggcacatttacatttcaaatCTAAACTGAAATGTCGATTAATGAGCACAGTCCCCTTTAAATAAACTATTCTGCAACTAGAACAAGAACTAGGACCGGAAGTGGAAGTGCAAATAAGATTAGAACTAGAACCAGAATTAAACTTGAGCCGACCTAAAACTAGAACTAGAGGAGAAACTAGAACTACAACCAGACCGGTCACCAGAACTACAAACAGAAGTGGGGGTGGAACTAGAACTCTGTGTTCATGGAAACTTGGCTCAATAAAAACATCTCGGACCACGTCATGCAGCTCGAGTGGATAACCTGCTGTCGGGCAGACAGAGCCCGACAGCAGGTTATCCAGAGTGGGCGGGGACCCTGTGTTTACATCAATGATGCCTGGTGTCATGACGCTGCTGTGGTCCGCACGGCTCACTTTCAGTGAAGTTTATGGTCATTAAATGCCGACCATTCAACCTTCCGAAGGAGTTTACAGCTATACTGCTCGTTGATGTATACTTTCCTCCGAGCGCCAGTGAACAGGAGTGAGGCATTTAATAAACTATATCAACAcatcagtgagcagcagacagCTCACCCTGATGCCTTTCTCATTTTGGCTGGGGATTTCAACCACGCACACCCAATGAGTGTGTTTCCAGaactacacaaacacatagacTTTCCAACAAGTGGAGCCAACACACTGGACCAGGTTTGTCCAGTGTCATGGTTGACAGGGGAAGTCTGCAGGCTGCTGAAGGCTTTGAACACTGCCTTCAGAGCTGGAGATGAGGAGGGCCAACCTGTCACACAGCTTCAGAGAGGCAAGGAATCAGGACTCCAGGAGGATAGCTCATTGTCTCAATGACAGCAGGACACAGACCATCATACAAGCCCCCACTGCAGACCTCTGACAGCTCCACCTCTCTGCTAAACGAGCTACATCACTTCTTCACACCACACCTGGACAGAAGTCTCCACCCCCTCCTGGTGAAGAGGTGTTGACGTTGTTCCCGGACAGTGTGAGGACAACACCGTAtgttatcaggaccagaagcttGCAAAGGGTTAGGGTTCCGTTTTACAGCGCTTCTAATAAACATCCTAAACTTACCTGCCTACTGCATCCAGGGTGTTTACCACAGAACCTGTTAGCTGTCTGCCAAGCTGGAAGTCACACCAAAATTCCAGTAAGGGCAGAATAGTACTGCTTCCTGGTTTTTAAACTGAGCTGGTGCAGTGTCAGCGTTTTAGGAATGGAGGTGGAAACAGAACGAAATTGTTCTATGTTCGGTTCTGGTTCCAGAGCAGCTCTATAACAccttttcatgttaaaatactgcttcatttcctttaaataaaaagtaaaaaaaaactcacccaGATCTCAAAGCTGTAATAATACAATCAGCACAGAAGCGGTGCAGACATTCTTTGGTTGTCATGGTGTTCTTCAACATGTCCAGACAGATCGGGCACATTAGTTCACTGTGTAAGGACCTCGGGGACACCGCTATCTCCAGGCCATCTGTGATGGCTTCCTGTGACACACAAAAATCAACATGTCATGGAGAACATGGATCTAAACTAAAACCACAGCTGCGGGGAAAGATTAGTTAGAGGTTTAAACTTGCACCACAGCTGTAGGGGATGCCTAGTTAACATGGCTCTAAACCGGTCAAACTagggtcctcgagggccggtatcctgcaggttttcattgtttccttggataaccagtggatcaagttgacgagaggctgatcgaattatttctttgttttcttccacaaactaataaagaaaatggaaaacactgaaccatactggacttcattgttgttttaaatcagaaaatatCTACCAAACTCAAgcgaaccatcaaaagaactccagtctggtgagtttaccgaccgataccacccctgctgctaccttcaggttaggaggagaaactgcaacacgacaccaaaactATGTGCAACCCCTACGCTCAAGTGTGAacgcaaactcaccagcgtcagctacaccGTAAACGACCGCATGCAGAGGCTGCACGAGCATAAATCCGGCTTAGCACCACAACTGCGGGGGGGAGACTAGTTAGGGCTTTAAACTTGCACTACAGATGTGAGGATAACAAGCTAACATGGCTTTAAACTAAGCGGGGGCAGCAAGACGAAATAAAACTTCCGCTGGTaaaatatggacaaatttgtATGAATTGTGAAGAGACATTTCAACTAGCTGAACCAGTTCCAACGCCATTTGGGAACTTCTCATTCTGAACACAGAGACaagcctgttgattactttagaaataaatggcTTAACTGTTGTTAATAGcggagttgttttactaaagcagcgtCCGTCCCATGAAATGCTCAACTCACCTGAGGTAGTTTTccgtttcctggtttaaaacgcCTCACACTCTAGCAGACGAACTGATCATTCCCTCTGCCACGGACAGGATGAGGCAACAGCCAATAAATTAAAGACTATTTCATGGCatatttctttgtaagcatcaGAGTGCATGTGATCGTGGGATTGGTGGGGcttgacattatttttgttgatGAAAGGGGCAGAAAAAGTTCAGGAACCACAGGTGTG harbors:
- the rnf2 gene encoding E3 ubiquitin-protein ligase RING2, with amino-acid sequence MTQTIQTNGVQPLSKTWELSLYELQRTPQEAITDGLEIAVSPRSLHSELMCPICLDMLKNTMTTKECLHRFCADCIITALRSGNKECPTCRKKLVSKRSLRPDPNFDALISKIYPSRDEYEAHQERVLARISKHNNQQALSHSIEEGLKIQAMTRLQRGKRPTVENGSGAEDNGDSSHCSNASVHSNQEAGPSIKRTKMSDDSGLDMDNAAENGGADSVIDGGASEIELVFRPHPTLMEKDEGHNSVEFVPRYIKTSGNATVDHLSKYLAVRLALEELRRNAEASPVNMEAASEKQYTIYIPTAGNQFTVLNGSFSLELVSEKYWKVNKPMELYFAPTKEHK